Proteins encoded in a region of the Deinococcus carri genome:
- a CDS encoding HD domain-containing protein, with protein MSDFPLTHRFTEALHLAHVWHTGQYRKGTGTPYVSHLLGVASVALEFGANEDEAIAALLHDALEDGPEYTGLDASHLWQEIADTFGEDVARLVEGATDATPQAGEPKAPWVDRKTQYLGRLAHEDASSLLVSASDKLHNARSILTDVLTAGETAEARAAFFTRFNQGQQGTLQYYRLLVDAYRASAGAKDRPRLQALFAELDRTVSALETACGVTAETVRDFPPLRTLREPVTGGETGEVKV; from the coding sequence ATGAGCGACTTTCCCCTCACCCACCGATTCACGGAAGCCCTTCACTTGGCGCACGTCTGGCACACCGGCCAGTACCGCAAGGGTACCGGCACACCTTACGTCTCGCACCTGCTAGGCGTCGCCTCCGTCGCGCTGGAGTTCGGCGCGAACGAGGACGAGGCCATCGCCGCCCTGCTCCACGACGCTCTGGAAGACGGGCCGGAATACACGGGTCTAGACGCGTCCCATCTGTGGCAGGAGATTGCGGATACTTTCGGAGAAGACGTGGCCCGGCTGGTAGAGGGCGCGACCGACGCCACCCCGCAGGCCGGGGAGCCGAAAGCCCCCTGGGTGGACCGCAAAACGCAGTACCTGGGTAGGCTGGCCCACGAGGACGCTTCCTCACTGCTGGTGAGTGCGTCCGACAAGCTGCATAACGCCCGCAGCATCCTGACCGACGTGCTGACTGCTGGGGAAACTGCCGAGGCACGCGCGGCCTTCTTCACGCGGTTCAACCAGGGCCAGCAGGGCACCTTGCAGTATTACCGCCTGCTGGTAGACGCATATCGCGCCTCTGCGGGCGCGAAGGATCGTCCGCGTCTGCAAGCCCTGTTCGCGGAACTTGACCGGACGGTGAGCGCACTGGAGACGGCGTGCGGCGTGACGGCAGAGACGGTGCGCGATTTTCCTCCCCTGCGGACTCTCAGAGAGCCGGTCACGGGAGGGGAGACGGGGGAAGTGAAGGTCTAA
- a CDS encoding N-6 DNA methylase encodes MTQPQTTRDIVQKLWNLCNVLKDDGVTYHQYVTELTYLLFLKMAEETGTEDQLPEGYRWADLARRSGLDQLNFYKGLLLHLGTDTGGLIQEIYANAATIIRKPTTLNTLVTAMSNLDWYSAKEEGLGDLYEGLLEKNANEKKSGAGQYFTPRPLIESIVAVMKPTLDDVIQDPAAGTGGFLIAANHDIRRSSDPEGWTEAQQRKYRRDTFYGMELVQDTHRLALMNLLLHGLDYDPQGAGIRLGDTLGSEGEKLPPATLILSNPPFGTKKGGGLPTRTDFTFPTSNKQFAFLQHIYRALKPGGRAAVVLPDNVLFESGIGKQIRADLMDKCNLHTILRLPTGIFYAQGVKTNVLFFTRGKGDRGNTGEVWVYDLRANMPQFGKRTPLTRGHFAEFEAAFGPDPCGGSEALAARTDTGPEGRFRRFTREQIAERGDSLDISWLKDDTASQGDLPEPTVLASSVITELEAALAEMQSILLELGATEEDLEAVGVLA; translated from the coding sequence ATGACCCAGCCCCAGACCACCCGCGACATCGTGCAGAAGCTCTGGAACCTCTGCAATGTCCTCAAAGACGACGGCGTGACCTACCACCAGTACGTTACCGAGCTGACCTACCTGCTATTTCTCAAGATGGCCGAGGAAACCGGCACCGAAGACCAGCTCCCCGAGGGTTACCGCTGGGCTGACCTCGCCCGGCGCAGCGGTCTTGACCAGCTCAACTTCTACAAGGGGCTGCTGCTGCACCTCGGCACCGACACGGGTGGCCTGATTCAGGAAATCTACGCGAACGCCGCCACCATCATCCGCAAGCCCACCACGCTGAACACGCTTGTGACCGCTATGTCGAATCTCGACTGGTACAGCGCCAAGGAGGAGGGCCTGGGTGACCTGTACGAGGGGCTGCTGGAGAAGAACGCCAACGAGAAGAAGAGCGGTGCCGGACAGTACTTCACCCCCCGCCCCCTCATCGAGTCCATCGTCGCCGTCATGAAGCCGACGTTAGACGACGTGATTCAGGACCCTGCCGCAGGCACGGGCGGCTTCCTGATCGCCGCGAACCACGATATCCGCCGCAGCAGTGACCCGGAGGGCTGGACCGAGGCGCAGCAGCGCAAGTACCGCCGCGACACCTTCTACGGCATGGAGCTGGTGCAGGACACGCACCGCCTCGCCCTGATGAACCTGCTGCTGCATGGGCTGGACTACGATCCGCAGGGTGCAGGCATCCGCCTGGGCGACACCCTGGGCAGCGAGGGGGAGAAGCTCCCGCCCGCCACCCTGATCCTAAGCAATCCGCCCTTCGGCACCAAGAAGGGGGGCGGCCTGCCCACCCGCACCGACTTCACCTTCCCCACGAGCAACAAGCAATTCGCCTTCCTGCAACACATCTACCGCGCCTTGAAGCCTGGGGGGCGGGCCGCTGTCGTGCTGCCTGACAACGTGCTGTTCGAGAGCGGCATCGGCAAGCAGATCAGGGCCGACCTGATGGACAAGTGCAACCTGCACACCATCCTGCGGCTGCCCACGGGCATCTTCTACGCGCAGGGTGTGAAAACCAACGTCCTGTTCTTCACACGCGGGAAGGGCGACAGGGGCAACACGGGAGAGGTCTGGGTGTATGACCTGCGGGCCAACATGCCGCAATTCGGCAAGCGCACGCCCCTGACCCGGGGGCACTTCGCGGAGTTCGAGGCGGCCTTCGGTCCTGACCCCTGCGGCGGCTCCGAAGCCCTCGCCGCCCGTACCGACACCGGACCCGAAGGCCGTTTCCGCCGCTTCACCCGCGAGCAGATCGCCGAGCGTGGGGACAGCCTGGATATTTCGTGGCTCAAGGACGACACCGCCTCTCAGGGTGACCTGCCCGAACCCACGGTCCTGGCGAGCAGCGTCATCACCGAACTGGAAGCCGCCCTGGCCGAGATGCAGAGCATCCTGCTGGAACTGGGAGCTACGGAGGAGGACTTGGAAGCGGTTGGGGTGCTGGCGTGA
- a CDS encoding endonuclease NucS domain-containing protein, whose amino-acid sequence MPNYYKVMLGKGSQFAAQALQGGFIGIDDASGQDLSPLLALPEPEFRQQVRPGLEATNPSSSKGTISQYATTLWRIAQGIQGGDVILSPDGTAGQVRVGEVTGPYQYLAGEPLPHRRAVQWHPQPIKRADMSQALKNSSGGITTIIDLTEYGPEVVALAGLSTAGGVAMVASIPDPSFGIEKELENFLVTNWAHTELGSHYDLYRDDSGDLIGQQFQTATGPIDILAVKKDKSELLVIELKRSKATDMVVGQIQRYMGYIKKEVAEPGQKVRGLIIALEDDPKLQYALEVAPEIGFYTYKVSFKLNHTGGHAL is encoded by the coding sequence ATGCCGAACTACTACAAGGTCATGCTGGGCAAGGGCAGCCAGTTTGCGGCGCAGGCCCTTCAGGGCGGCTTTATTGGCATTGACGACGCGAGTGGGCAGGACCTGTCACCCCTGCTGGCCCTGCCTGAGCCAGAGTTCCGGCAGCAGGTCCGGCCAGGGCTGGAGGCTACCAACCCAAGCAGTTCCAAGGGCACCATCAGCCAGTACGCCACGACGCTGTGGCGCATTGCCCAGGGCATTCAGGGAGGTGACGTGATCCTGTCGCCTGACGGCACCGCTGGGCAAGTGCGAGTGGGGGAAGTGACCGGCCCCTATCAGTACCTCGCGGGGGAGCCTTTGCCGCATCGGCGGGCTGTGCAGTGGCACCCGCAGCCCATCAAACGGGCAGACATGAGTCAGGCCCTCAAGAATTCCTCTGGCGGAATCACGACGATTATCGACCTGACCGAGTATGGCCCGGAGGTCGTTGCCCTAGCTGGGTTGTCCACGGCAGGGGGGGTGGCGATGGTCGCCTCTATCCCTGATCCCAGCTTTGGAATCGAGAAGGAGTTGGAAAACTTCCTGGTGACGAACTGGGCACACACCGAACTGGGGTCACACTACGACCTCTACAGGGATGACAGTGGCGACCTCATCGGGCAGCAGTTTCAGACAGCGACGGGTCCCATCGACATCCTGGCGGTCAAGAAGGACAAGAGCGAATTGCTGGTCATCGAGCTGAAACGCAGCAAGGCCACGGATATGGTGGTAGGGCAGATTCAGCGGTATATGGGGTACATCAAGAAGGAAGTGGCGGAACCTGGGCAGAAGGTCCGTGGCCTGATCATCGCCCTGGAGGACGATCCCAAGTTGCAGTACGCGCTGGAAGTCGCCCCGGAGATCGGCTTCTACACGTACAAGGTCAGCTTCAAGCTGAACCACACGGGCGGCCATGCGCTCTGA
- the hsdR gene encoding type I restriction-modification system endonuclease, with the protein MTAPPSSNFSHLQEIEPALAKLGELAERLLPIDANTSMIKLRQFAELLAQVLAARSGVWQPGESQRDRLDRLRREGLLNEQVFRLFTTIRQQGNRANHEFEGTEEDARFLLRLAWQLGLWLHYTVTGRAFSTSYTPDYVEPRTIPSPAEAQQLQQEEQAAEQVAETALRQAEQQAAPKQSVVKAAQKAAQLVALSEADTRKLIDQALREAGWEADSEGLTYASGARPEKGRNRAISEWPAAGGTHADYVLFVGLTPVGVIEAKRKNKNVYSNLDQAERYSKYLLKLEGLTLPGGPWGEYQIPFLFSANGRPYLKQHEQLSGIWFRDARHSHNLPRVLMDWYTPDGLLGLLAHDPQVTQKKLEALPFQFAFPLRRYQREAIEAVEAAMGRQQRQILVAMATGTGKTKTCIALIYRLLKTQRVNRVLFLVDRRSLGEQAAGAFKDTRMEGVQNFADIYNLAELGDLKPGPDTVVHVATVQSMVSRVFSPAEGQPPLPIDTYDCIIVDEAHRGYLLDREMSDTELTFRDGEDYLSKYRRVLEYFDATRIGLTATPALQTVQIFGEPVFIYSYQQAVVDGYLVDHEPPIRIKTELGEHGIRWEQGEAVDVFDQSTGELSTVYAPDELHFDVDAFNRKVITRSFNEEVCKFLAQHLDPTFDEKTLIFCANDAHADLVVQLLKAAFADALGSVDNDAVAKITGTVDDPLGMIRKYKNERLPNVAVTVDLLTTGIDVPEICNLVFLRRVRSRILYDQMLGRATRPCDRLQKTHFRIFDAVGLYDALKDITEMKPVVTKVDIPFARLIAEVQGTQGEAREEALRQFAAKFQRRRRRMTDAERQDFQTVSGGMTVEDFLGMLGRESPDQVAAWFTQHLGLTEILDQVRQGQAQPIVISHHADRLIGTETGYGEGLVRPDDYLEAFRKYVRENPDDLAALTTVLTRPADLTRQDLRQLELALRGQGFTPANLDTAWKELTNQEMAARLIGYIRQAALGEDLVPFDQRVDRALSKLLASRTWTKPQENWLRTLARQTKANGLVDEAALDDPDFIFRREMGGRKRLDRLFEGELLDTLRRFNEAIWAA; encoded by the coding sequence ATGACGGCTCCCCCCTCCTCGAACTTCAGCCACCTTCAGGAGATCGAACCGGCACTGGCGAAGCTGGGAGAACTGGCCGAACGGCTCCTGCCCATCGACGCCAACACCAGCATGATCAAGCTGCGGCAGTTCGCGGAGCTGCTCGCGCAGGTGCTGGCCGCACGCAGCGGGGTCTGGCAGCCGGGAGAGAGTCAGCGTGACCGACTGGACCGGCTGCGGCGCGAGGGGCTGCTGAATGAGCAGGTGTTCCGCCTATTCACCACCATTCGGCAGCAGGGGAACCGGGCCAACCATGAGTTCGAGGGAACCGAGGAGGACGCCCGCTTTCTCCTGAGGCTGGCCTGGCAACTGGGCCTGTGGCTGCACTACACCGTGACGGGCAGGGCGTTTTCCACGAGCTACACGCCGGATTATGTGGAGCCGAGGACGATTCCCAGCCCCGCCGAGGCCCAGCAACTCCAGCAGGAGGAACAGGCTGCCGAACAGGTGGCCGAGACCGCCCTGCGGCAGGCGGAACAGCAGGCGGCCCCCAAGCAGAGTGTCGTCAAGGCCGCACAGAAGGCCGCGCAACTGGTGGCCCTCAGCGAGGCCGACACCCGCAAGTTGATCGACCAGGCCCTCCGGGAGGCGGGCTGGGAAGCGGACTCTGAGGGGCTGACCTACGCTTCGGGTGCCCGGCCTGAAAAGGGCCGCAACCGGGCCATTTCCGAGTGGCCCGCCGCGGGGGGAACGCATGCCGATTACGTGCTGTTCGTGGGGCTGACGCCCGTTGGCGTGATCGAGGCCAAGCGCAAGAACAAGAACGTCTACAGCAACTTGGATCAGGCCGAGCGGTACAGCAAGTACCTGCTCAAGCTCGAAGGTCTGACTCTCCCGGGCGGTCCCTGGGGCGAGTATCAGATTCCCTTCCTGTTCTCCGCGAACGGTCGGCCTTACCTGAAGCAGCACGAGCAGCTCAGCGGCATCTGGTTCCGGGACGCCCGGCACAGCCACAACCTGCCGCGTGTGCTGATGGACTGGTACACACCGGATGGGCTGCTAGGGCTGCTGGCGCACGACCCGCAGGTGACGCAGAAGAAGCTGGAAGCCCTGCCCTTCCAGTTCGCGTTCCCCCTTCGCCGCTACCAACGTGAGGCGATTGAGGCGGTGGAAGCCGCGATGGGACGGCAGCAGCGGCAGATTCTGGTGGCGATGGCGACGGGTACCGGGAAGACCAAGACCTGTATCGCTCTGATCTACCGCCTGCTGAAAACGCAGCGGGTGAACCGGGTGCTCTTCCTGGTAGACCGCCGTTCCCTGGGCGAGCAGGCGGCCGGGGCCTTCAAGGACACCCGGATGGAGGGCGTGCAGAACTTTGCGGACATCTACAACCTCGCCGAATTGGGCGACTTGAAGCCAGGTCCCGACACGGTGGTCCACGTGGCGACGGTGCAGAGCATGGTCAGCCGGGTCTTCTCGCCCGCCGAGGGACAACCTCCTCTCCCCATCGACACCTACGACTGCATCATCGTAGACGAGGCCCACCGGGGGTACCTGCTCGACCGGGAGATGTCGGACACCGAACTTACGTTCCGGGACGGCGAGGACTACCTCAGCAAGTACCGCCGGGTGCTGGAGTATTTCGATGCCACCCGCATCGGCCTGACTGCCACCCCCGCCCTGCAAACCGTGCAGATTTTCGGGGAGCCGGTGTTCATCTACTCCTACCAGCAGGCGGTGGTGGACGGCTATCTGGTGGACCACGAGCCGCCCATCCGGATCAAGACCGAACTGGGGGAGCACGGCATCCGCTGGGAGCAGGGCGAGGCGGTGGACGTGTTCGACCAGAGCACGGGCGAGCTGAGTACGGTCTACGCCCCGGACGAGCTGCACTTCGACGTGGACGCCTTCAACCGCAAGGTGATCACCAGGAGTTTCAACGAGGAAGTGTGCAAGTTCCTGGCCCAGCACCTCGATCCGACCTTCGACGAGAAGACCCTGATCTTCTGCGCCAACGACGCCCATGCCGACCTGGTGGTGCAGCTCCTCAAGGCCGCGTTCGCAGACGCGCTGGGAAGTGTGGACAACGACGCCGTGGCGAAGATCACCGGCACGGTGGACGATCCCCTGGGCATGATCCGCAAGTACAAGAACGAGAGGCTGCCCAATGTGGCCGTTACGGTGGACCTGCTCACGACCGGCATCGACGTGCCGGAAATCTGCAACCTGGTGTTCTTGCGCCGCGTCCGCAGCCGCATCCTGTATGACCAGATGCTGGGCCGCGCCACGAGGCCCTGTGACCGGCTCCAGAAGACCCACTTCCGCATCTTCGACGCCGTGGGCCTCTACGACGCGTTGAAGGACATCACGGAGATGAAGCCGGTGGTGACGAAGGTGGACATCCCCTTCGCGCGGCTGATCGCCGAGGTGCAGGGAACGCAGGGGGAGGCGCGGGAGGAAGCTCTGCGCCAGTTCGCCGCCAAGTTCCAGCGCCGCCGCAGGCGCATGACCGACGCTGAGCGGCAGGACTTTCAGACCGTGAGCGGCGGGATGACCGTCGAGGACTTTCTGGGAATGCTCGGCCGGGAGTCGCCGGACCAGGTGGCCGCGTGGTTTACCCAACACTTGGGCCTCACGGAGATTCTTGATCAGGTGCGCCAGGGGCAAGCGCAGCCCATCGTCATCTCCCACCACGCCGACCGGCTCATAGGCACGGAAACCGGGTACGGTGAGGGGCTGGTGCGCCCGGACGACTACCTGGAGGCGTTCAGGAAGTACGTGCGGGAGAACCCGGATGACCTTGCGGCCCTGACCACGGTGCTCACGCGACCGGCCGACCTCACGCGCCAGGACCTGCGCCAACTGGAACTGGCCTTGCGGGGACAGGGTTTCACTCCTGCGAATCTCGACACCGCGTGGAAGGAACTGACCAATCAGGAGATGGCCGCCCGGCTGATTGGGTACATCCGGCAGGCGGCGCTGGGGGAGGACCTCGTGCCCTTCGACCAGCGGGTGGACCGCGCTCTGAGCAAGCTGCTTGCCTCCAGGACCTGGACGAAACCGCAGGAGAACTGGCTCAGGACGCTGGCCCGGCAGACCAAGGCCAACGGTCTGGTGGACGAGGCGGCACTCGACGACCCCGATTTCATCTTCCGGCGGGAGATGGGAGGTAGAAAACGACTCGACCGGCTGTTTGAGGGGGAGTTGCTCGACACGCTGCGCAGATTCAACGAGGCGATCTGGGCGGCGTGA
- a CDS encoding PDDEXK nuclease domain-containing protein: MSDPRLSEGSGDIPALPDNYAALLADLKARIGAAQVRAAVAVNTELVTLYWQVGHALNERVRQAGWGAKVLDQLSRDLKMAFPELGGFSPRNLRYMRQFAAAWPAPEFWQQVVAKLSWSHHVVLLEKLDTPERRLWYARAALEGGWSRNILVHQIESRLLERRGAAQTNFSRTLPAPQSELARDLLKNPYAFDFLTQGQTAHERDLERGLLAHLRAFLLELGVGFAFMGNQYRLMVGGEEFFLDLLFYHARLHCYVVIELKVTEFRPEYAGKLSFYLTAVNRELRGEGDAPTIGILLCKTKNDVVVEYALAENTQPIGVSTYMLADALPQELQDVLPTVEQLEAELERLETGAGEEEG; encoded by the coding sequence GTGAGTGACCCCAGGCTGAGCGAGGGTTCGGGCGACATTCCCGCCCTGCCCGACAACTACGCGGCGCTGCTCGCGGACCTGAAAGCACGGATTGGAGCGGCACAGGTCCGGGCGGCGGTGGCCGTCAACACCGAACTGGTGACGCTGTACTGGCAGGTCGGGCATGCCCTCAACGAGCGCGTCCGGCAGGCCGGGTGGGGTGCGAAGGTGTTGGACCAGCTTTCCCGTGACCTCAAGATGGCCTTTCCCGAATTGGGCGGATTCTCGCCGCGCAACCTGCGCTACATGCGCCAGTTCGCTGCGGCGTGGCCCGCGCCGGAGTTCTGGCAACAGGTGGTTGCCAAATTGAGCTGGTCTCACCACGTCGTGTTGCTGGAGAAGCTGGACACGCCTGAGCGCCGCTTATGGTACGCGCGGGCGGCACTGGAGGGCGGTTGGAGCCGTAACATCCTCGTCCACCAGATCGAGTCACGTTTGCTGGAACGGCGTGGCGCGGCCCAGACCAACTTCAGCCGCACCCTGCCCGCGCCCCAGTCTGAGCTGGCCCGCGACCTGCTCAAGAACCCCTACGCCTTCGACTTCCTGACGCAGGGGCAGACCGCTCATGAGCGCGACCTGGAACGGGGGCTGTTGGCCCACCTCCGGGCATTCCTGCTAGAGCTGGGCGTGGGATTCGCCTTCATGGGCAACCAGTACCGCCTCATGGTGGGCGGCGAGGAGTTCTTTCTGGACCTGCTCTTCTATCACGCGCGCCTGCACTGCTACGTGGTGATCGAGCTGAAGGTGACGGAGTTCCGGCCCGAGTACGCGGGGAAGCTGAGCTTCTACCTGACGGCGGTGAACCGCGAGCTGCGGGGCGAGGGGGACGCGCCGACCATCGGCATCCTGCTGTGCAAGACGAAGAACGACGTGGTGGTGGAGTACGCGCTGGCCGAGAACACGCAACCCATCGGCGTGTCCACCTACATGCTGGCCGATGCCCTGCCTCAGGAGTTACAGGACGTATTGCCCACCGTGGAGCAACTGGAGGCGGAACTGGAGCGGCTGGAGACGGGAGCAGGTGAGGAGGAGGGCTGA
- a CDS encoding restriction endonuclease subunit S, which yields MTGEGREGLPEGWVETTLGDVVDYGRTEKAEPHEIPADAWVLELEDIEKDSSKIVQRATFQERDSRSTKNRFLAGDVLYGKLRPYLNKVVLADGDGYCTTEIIPIKAGANLDGRFVFYWLKHPEFLRYVSTVSHGMNMPRLGTDAGREAPFILAPLPEQIRIADKLDALLTRVEAGRERLERVPKLVKQLRQAVLSAAVSGELTREWRGGGDAEWEEKPLNQVALSRLGKMLDQSKNTGTLTPYLRNVNVRWFGFQLDDVASLRVEDAERTALSVKRGDVLICEGGEPGRCAVWNGEDGQFVYQKALHRVRVGSELNADWLTFCLKHAADSGRLEDYFTGTTIKHFTGASLAQFLLPLPPLPEQAEIVRRVEALFALADRLEQRYAAALAAFERLTPALFAKAFRGELVPQDPADEPASVLLERIRAQRAAEGQKPKRGRKPGKAAGEDGAEPKRRGRPPKAQAEGAGEVAEPKRRGRPPKARTIPTALNEQEAVRLLQERGQARAEGSRQVGLFED from the coding sequence GTGACCGGGGAGGGGAGAGAAGGTCTGCCGGAGGGATGGGTAGAGACGACGTTGGGTGACGTTGTGGATTATGGCCGCACCGAAAAGGCCGAGCCGCACGAGATTCCAGCAGATGCCTGGGTTTTGGAGCTGGAAGACATTGAGAAGGATTCCTCGAAAATCGTCCAGCGGGCTACATTTCAGGAGAGAGACTCCAGAAGCACCAAAAACCGTTTCTTGGCGGGCGACGTACTTTATGGAAAACTTCGTCCATACCTAAATAAAGTCGTGCTGGCTGATGGTGATGGCTACTGCACCACGGAAATTATTCCTATCAAAGCAGGGGCAAATCTTGATGGCCGCTTCGTCTTCTATTGGCTCAAGCATCCCGAGTTCCTAAGATATGTTAGCACCGTCAGTCACGGAATGAACATGCCACGTCTCGGCACGGACGCAGGGCGGGAAGCTCCTTTCATACTGGCCCCCCTCCCCGAGCAAATCCGCATTGCCGACAAGCTCGACGCCCTCCTCACCCGCGTGGAGGCGGGCCGGGAGCGGCTGGAGCGCGTGCCGAAGCTGGTCAAGCAGTTGAGGCAGGCGGTGCTGAGCGCGGCGGTGAGCGGGGAGTTGACGCGGGAGTGGAGAGGGGGTGGGGATGCGGAGTGGGAGGAAAAACCTCTCAATCAAGTTGCCCTCTCAAGACTTGGCAAGATGCTGGACCAAAGCAAAAACACGGGGACTCTGACGCCTTACCTACGAAACGTCAACGTTCGCTGGTTTGGCTTTCAGCTTGATGATGTAGCAAGCCTTCGCGTTGAGGATGCTGAACGAACTGCGCTTTCGGTCAAGCGCGGAGACGTTCTTATTTGTGAGGGTGGCGAGCCGGGCCGGTGTGCTGTCTGGAATGGCGAAGACGGTCAATTTGTCTACCAGAAAGCTCTACATCGGGTGCGTGTGGGGTCTGAACTTAATGCCGATTGGTTGACGTTCTGCCTCAAGCACGCTGCGGATTCTGGGAGACTGGAAGACTACTTCACCGGAACCACCATCAAACACTTCACTGGGGCTTCACTCGCTCAATTTCTGTTACCTCTCCCCCCCCTCCCAGAACAGGCGGAAATCGTGCGGCGGGTGGAAGCCCTCTTTGCGCTGGCGGACCGCCTGGAGCAGCGGTACGCGGCGGCGCTGGCGGCCTTTGAGCGGCTGACGCCTGCGCTGTTCGCCAAAGCATTCCGGGGCGAACTGGTGCCGCAGGACCCGGCGGACGAACCGGCGTCGGTACTGCTGGAACGCATCCGGGCACAGCGGGCGGCGGAAGGCCAGAAGCCGAAGCGCGGGCGCAAGCCGGGCAAGGCAGCAGGCGAGGACGGCGCGGAGCCGAAACGCCGGGGCAGGCCGCCGAAAGCACAGGCGGAAGGGGCGGGGGAAGTGGCGGAACCTAAGCGGCGGGGGCGTCCTCCAAAAGCGCGGACCATTCCCACGGCCCTAAATGAGCAAGAAGCAGTGCGGCTGCTGCAAGAGCGCGGGCAGGCACGGGCAGAAGGTTCGCGGCAAGTTGGCCTGTTCGAGGATTGA